One window of Watersipora subatra chromosome 3, tzWatSuba1.1, whole genome shotgun sequence genomic DNA carries:
- the LOC137391263 gene encoding transmembrane ascorbate-dependent reductase CYB561-like: protein MNDRIKFVVLTVLAQVVGILAMTLVGIWMGHYLGGFAWYPDSSTKFNYHPLFLTLGLVFIYGDAILVYRIFRTENKKYVKLLHMGMQLAALTLAVVGLKAVFSAHADAGYANLYSIHSWIGIITVTLFGLQFVLGFVFYLFPGLSDELKTWYMSAHRYWGVAIFVMATATALIGTMEEASFKIRDYSSRTDQTYVVNFMGLSLLVYGLLITYLVTKPEYERGASEYVNIGGQL, encoded by the exons ATGAATGATAGGATAAAGTTTGTGGTGCTGACAGTTCTGGCACAGGTAGTTGGTATTCTTGCTATGACCCTGGTGGGCATATGGATGGGACATTACCTGGGAGGGTTTGCTTGGTACCCTGATAGTTCCACAAAGTTCAACTACCACCCTCTGTTCTTGACTCTTGGTCTCGTATTCATTTATGGTGATG CCATTCTTGTCTACAGAATCTTTCGAACTGAAAATAAGAAATATGTGAAGCTTCTGCACATGGGAATGCAACTAGCAGCATTGACTTTAGCCGTCGTAGGTTTGAAGGCAGTTTTCAGTGCTCATGCTGATGCTGGCTATGCGAACCTTTACAGCATCCACAGCTGGATTGGAATTATTACTGTCACCTTGTTTGGTCTCCAG TTTGTTTTGGGATTCGTCTTCTATCTTTTCCCTGGGCTGAGTGATGAATTGAAGACTTGGTATATGTCAGCTCATCGCTATTGGGGTGTAGCCATATTTGTCATGGCCACAGCAACAGCACTCATTGGCACCATGGAAGAAGCCTCTTTTAAGATTAG GGATTACAGTTCACGAACGGATCAAACTTACGTGGTCAACTTTATGGGACTCTCTTTACTTGTTTACGGATTGCTTATTACGTATCTGGTTACAAAGCCAGAGTACGAGCGAGGTGCATCGGAATACGTCAACATAGGTGGACAattgtaa